In the Bos taurus isolate L1 Dominette 01449 registration number 42190680 breed Hereford chromosome 21, ARS-UCD2.0, whole genome shotgun sequence genome, one interval contains:
- the ISL2 gene encoding insulin gene enhancer protein ISL-2 — protein MVDIIFHYPFLGTMGDHSKKKPGTAMCVGCGSQIHDQFILRVSPDLEWHAACLKCAECSQYLDETCTCFVRDGKTYCKRDYVRLFGIKCAKCQVGFSSSDLVMRARDSVYHIECFRCSVCSRQLLPGDEFSLREHELLCRADHGLLLERAAAGSPRSPGPLPGARGLHLPDPGSGRQPSLRPHVHKQTEKTTRVRTVLNEKQLHTLRTCYAANPRPDALMKEQLVEMTGLSPRVIRVWFQNKRCKDKKKSILMKQLQQQQHNDKTSLQGLTGTPLVAGSPIRHESAVQGSAVEVQTYQPPWKALSEFALQSDLDQPAFQQLVSFSESGSLGNSSGSDVTSLSSQLPDTPNSMVPSPVET, from the exons ATGGTGGATATTATTTTTCACTATCCTTTTCTAGGTACTATGGGGGATCATTCCAAGA AGAAGCCCGGGACGGCCATGTGCGTGGGCTGCGGGAGTCAGATCCACGATCAGTTTATCCTGCGGGTGTCGCCAGACCTCGAGTGGCACGCCGCCTGCCTCAAGTGCGCCGAGTGCAGCCAGTACCTGGACGAGACGTGCACGTGCTTCGTGAGAGACGGGAAGACCTACTGCAAGCGGGACTACGTCAG GCTCTTCGGCATCAAGTGCGCCAAGTGCCAGGTGGGCTTCAGCAGCAGCGATCTGGTGATGCGGGCGCGGGACAGCGTGTACCACATCGAGTGTTTCCGCTGCTCAGTGTGCAGCCGCCAGCTGCTGCCGGGAGACGAATTCTCGTTGCGGGAGCACGAGCTGCTCTGCCGCGCCGACCACGGCCTCCTGCTCGAGCGCGCGGCGGCCGGCAGCCCGCGCAGCCCCGGCCCGCTTCCCGGCGCCCGCGGCCTGCATCTGCCAG ACCCGGGATCCGGCCGGCAGCCTTCGCTGCGCCCGCACGTGCACAAACAGACCGAGAAGACAACCCGCGTGCGAACCGTGCTGAACGAGAAGCAGCTGCACACTCTGCGGACGTGCTACGCCGCCAACCCGCGGCCCGACGCGCTCATGAAGGAGCAGCTGGTGGAGATGACCGGCCTGAGCCCGCGGGTCATCCGCGTCTGGTTCCAGAACAAGCGGTGCAAGGACAAGAAGAAATCCATCCTCATGAAGcaactgcagcagcagcagcacaacgaCAAGACG AGCCTCCAGGGACTGACCGGGACGCCCCTGGTGGCGGGCAGCCCCATCCGCCACGAGAGCGCCGTGCAGGGCAGTGCAGTCGAGGTGCAGACGTACCAGCCGCCGTGGAAAGCGCTCAGCGAGTTCGCGCTCCAGAGTGACCTGGACCAACCCGCCTTCCAGCAGCTG GTCTCCTTCTCTGAGTCCGGCTCCCTAGGCAACTCCTCCGGCAGCGACGTGACCTCCCTGTCCTCGCAGCTCCCGGACACCCCCAACAGCATGGTGCCGAGTCCCGTGGAGACGTGA
- the LOC132343359 gene encoding homeobox protein cut-like 1 — MGRPGSCGSRKKPAAGTWLPGPLAKEQPRAAGRRGGAGARAELPRLPGVRRSAGQRLEVLLRASRRGPRALGLAPRSESPPSPGSGLRWSRRGFPRPEPRAPPGPAARARGRPRGPGGRSTERTGIAFAFFLFRLKLDLFIFYLQRSKNSIHITRQTWEDPKISVLNRRNNSQCHSVNGLALTVGLRWRNDENKI; from the exons ATGGGGCGCCCCGGCAGCTGCGGGTCGCGCAAGAAGCCGGCCGCCGGTACCTGGCTCCCAGGCCCTCTGGCCAAGGAGCAGCCCCGGGCCGCCGGCCGGAGGGGAGGTGCGGGCGCCAGGGCCGAGCTCCCTCGGCTTCCCGGTGTGCGGCGCTCAGCCGGGCAGCGGCTCGAGGTGCTTCTGCGCGCGTCGCGGCGAGGGCCCCGGGCCCTGGGTCTGGCGCCCCGGTCTGAGTCTCCGCCAAGCCCTGGGAGCGGACTCCGCTGGAGCAGGAGGGGTTTTCCCCGCCCCGAGCCGCGAGCCCCGCCGGGCCCCGCAGCCCGAGCGCGCGGAAGACCCCGGGGGCCGGGCGGTAGGAGCACAGAGCGCACAGGGATTGcgtttgctttctttctctttcgtTTGAAATTGGacctctttattttctatttgcaaAGAAGTAAAAACAGCATACACATAACTCGACAGACTTGGGAGGATCCAAAAATAAGTGTCCTGAACAGGAG AAATAATTCCCAGTGTCACTCAGTGAACGGCTTAGCACTGACCGTCGGCTTAAGGTGGAGAAACGATGAGAACAAGATATGA